One Methanomassiliicoccales archaeon DNA window includes the following coding sequences:
- a CDS encoding tryptophan--tRNA ligase, whose protein sequence is MANQFVVTPWEVSGEIDYDLLIEKFGTKRIDEELLDRLASYGELHPMLRRNIVYSHRDLEWILDLYDRGEEFYLYTGRGPSGHTHLGHLMPWIFTKYLQDTFGAKLYFQLTDDEKFLFSESLTLDDTNTHSLENALDVMALGFDPEKTRFIQDTIYIRCLYPLALKVAKKVTFSTAKAVFGFDNSTNIGSIFYTSIQAAPAFLGSELAGRNVPCLIPCGIDQDPHFRVARDVANGLGYYKPSLIHNKMFPGLLGNDKMSSSIPESTIYTTDSAKQVKKKIGNAFTGGRVSAEEQRKLGGNPDVCAVFKYQFFVFEEDDEAMTDLYNQCTGGEILCGECKKRLTERINAFLENHQAKREEARAYIKDLWLRDE, encoded by the coding sequence ATGGCCAACCAATTCGTTGTCACCCCATGGGAAGTCTCAGGCGAGATTGACTACGACCTGCTGATCGAGAAATTCGGTACCAAGCGAATCGACGAGGAACTCCTCGATCGCCTGGCTAGTTACGGCGAGCTTCACCCAATGCTGAGGAGGAACATAGTCTACTCCCACCGGGATCTGGAGTGGATCCTGGACCTCTATGATAGGGGGGAGGAATTCTACCTGTATACCGGGCGAGGTCCTTCGGGTCACACCCATCTCGGGCATCTCATGCCTTGGATATTCACCAAGTACCTCCAGGATACGTTTGGGGCGAAGCTGTACTTCCAACTTACCGATGACGAAAAATTTCTGTTCAGTGAATCGCTGACACTTGATGATACAAACACTCACTCTCTGGAGAATGCACTCGACGTAATGGCATTGGGATTCGACCCAGAGAAGACCAGGTTCATTCAGGATACAATCTACATTAGGTGCTTGTACCCATTAGCCCTCAAAGTGGCCAAGAAAGTCACATTCTCTACCGCGAAGGCCGTCTTTGGGTTTGACAACAGCACCAATATCGGGAGCATCTTCTACACTAGCATCCAAGCTGCACCGGCTTTCCTGGGCTCAGAGCTCGCTGGAAGGAACGTTCCCTGTCTCATTCCCTGTGGAATAGACCAGGACCCACACTTCCGGGTGGCTAGGGACGTTGCCAATGGACTTGGCTACTACAAACCCTCTCTCATTCACAACAAGATGTTCCCTGGTCTGTTGGGTAATGACAAGATGTCTTCCTCGATACCTGAATCGACAATCTACACAACGGACTCGGCGAAGCAGGTCAAGAAGAAGATAGGCAACGCCTTCACCGGGGGCAGAGTGTCGGCGGAGGAGCAGCGGAAGCTTGGCGGCAATCCAGATGTCTGCGCCGTTTTCAAGTACCAATTCTTCGTGTTCGAGGAGGATGACGAGGCCATGACCGATCTTTACAATCAGTGCACAGGCGGAGAGATACTCTGTGGTGAATGCAAGAAGAGGCTCACTGAGAGGATCAACGCTTTCCTGGAGAACCATCAGGCGAAGAGAGAGGAGGCTAGGGCCTACATCAAGGATTTGTGGCTGAGGGACGAGTAA
- the pyrH gene encoding UMP kinase yields MAKVVVSLGGSILIPDENDIEFLKEIASLLSSLSEDQDIIAVCGGGRIARYYIRNGRQLGASEEKLDELGIEITRLNARLLQMALGDKAEQGIPRTPEEAVDMKRGGRIVTMGGTEPGHTTDAVAALVAKAWKADRIVNATSVDAVYSDDPKKVTNAKRYSWLSFEDFYRIVNKGIHDAGQTAVFDRKGALIALQERIPVYIIHGRDLNEISSAISGGDIKGTTVL; encoded by the coding sequence ATGGCTAAGGTGGTCGTTTCCCTGGGAGGGTCTATATTGATCCCCGACGAGAACGATATCGAGTTCTTGAAGGAGATTGCCTCGCTTCTATCATCGCTATCTGAGGACCAGGATATAATAGCCGTGTGCGGCGGAGGCAGAATAGCTCGTTACTACATTCGCAACGGCAGACAGCTTGGCGCTTCCGAGGAGAAACTGGATGAATTAGGGATAGAGATAACCAGACTCAATGCCCGTTTACTCCAAATGGCTCTCGGTGATAAGGCCGAGCAAGGGATCCCGAGGACGCCTGAAGAAGCCGTGGACATGAAACGCGGGGGAAGAATAGTCACTATGGGTGGCACCGAACCGGGTCACACCACCGATGCGGTAGCGGCCTTGGTCGCCAAGGCCTGGAAGGCTGACCGGATCGTTAACGCGACATCTGTGGACGCCGTGTATTCTGATGATCCCAAGAAGGTCACGAATGCCAAGCGCTACTCCTGGCTCAGCTTCGAGGATTTCTACCGTATCGTTAACAAGGGAATTCATGATGCTGGGCAGACCGCGGTGTTCGATCGCAAGGGAGCGTTGATAGCCCTGCAGGAGAGGATTCCAGTTTACATCATCCACGGACGTGACCTCAATGAGATCAGCTCTGCCATCAGTGGCGGGGATATCAAAGGGACCACAGTCCTCTGA
- a CDS encoding transposase, whose amino-acid sequence MKLLVCSEADDASVNIRDRILEMKDFLHEGDFDGHPVLRFDDMVMVTIRDLHIFAEDIDLKISERLNIEPKVLIFLSRHRAASGIPTLTVHPIGNHGDADFGGRERTLVPASPHLMTSMLRCLTKEAANLDYQVSFEVTHHGPHLSSPAIYIEIGSDESMWDDRNAAAAIARTVLHAGVERYPSVIGIGGGHYAPRFTEIALTRQVSFGHMVPNYALKGSDSSSIKEIILRALEKSEDTSMAYIHKKSMKRSEATSLKNMLSDIGVEVVEGKDLDPLESE is encoded by the coding sequence ATGAAGCTTCTCGTGTGCAGTGAGGCAGACGACGCCAGCGTAAATATCAGGGATAGAATACTGGAGATGAAGGACTTCTTGCACGAGGGGGATTTCGACGGTCATCCTGTACTACGCTTCGATGACATGGTCATGGTGACCATCCGCGATCTCCACATATTTGCTGAGGACATCGATCTCAAGATCTCGGAGAGATTGAATATCGAGCCCAAGGTCCTCATATTTCTATCGAGACACAGAGCAGCCTCTGGAATTCCAACCCTTACCGTACACCCCATAGGCAATCACGGCGATGCAGACTTCGGTGGACGGGAGCGGACACTTGTACCCGCTTCACCGCACCTAATGACTTCAATGCTCCGTTGTCTTACCAAGGAAGCGGCCAATCTGGACTACCAAGTATCTTTTGAGGTGACCCATCACGGTCCCCATCTCAGCTCACCAGCCATCTACATTGAGATCGGAAGCGACGAGTCGATGTGGGACGACAGGAATGCTGCCGCCGCCATAGCCCGAACCGTTCTTCATGCTGGGGTTGAGAGATACCCTTCGGTAATAGGGATAGGTGGAGGACACTATGCCCCTCGGTTCACCGAGATAGCGTTGACCAGGCAGGTATCGTTCGGACACATGGTGCCCAATTACGCACTCAAGGGATCTGATTCTAGCTCCATCAAAGAGATCATTTTAAGGGCCCTAGAAAAGAGCGAGGACACTTCCATGGCGTATATCCACAAGAAATCGATGAAGCGTTCAGAGGCGACATCCCTGAAGAACATGCTGTCTGATATTGGCGTGGAAGTGGTCGAGGGGAAAGACCTCGATCCCCTTGAATCAGAGTGA
- a CDS encoding tetratricopeptide repeat protein encodes MSSPLTVGERILLHLSQFSKHQDDYDVPFDVSQDGIASALRISRAHAAIELKKLKESDDVAERLAHIRKGKNRRKVYFLSLKGEDKARRIREFAEKEGIDVKPLLDIRRCNGEELWSSLDPDLRPLFARACVFRQPFRRDALPETSITLLPEDRSGFVEMPRELSESIMLLMDERERRDCHSFAADYWLNEGQYVERLYHLVMAGRIVEAEMLIATRGNDLLNRADDDLYFTCSMLPEPSERYCSKVNRFMVELTLRTEHHEECLEIINSLRTDSEPDLLFASMMEGKLLIHLGDPKGALESLKKARAMVRGTDIALECEISRALVESGQFKDARDLLEQLLPETARSGDGRRLADIQYLLGITNLRLGETVDAIKYLSKGMGVAKDEDQTRWYSALSEAYLEIGMREKSEEYRSMIPRSTRWSSASACRDH; translated from the coding sequence ATGTCAAGCCCCCTCACCGTTGGCGAGAGGATACTGCTGCACCTTTCTCAATTCTCAAAACACCAGGACGATTACGACGTGCCGTTCGATGTCAGCCAGGATGGGATTGCCTCCGCACTCAGGATATCGAGGGCCCATGCAGCAATCGAACTCAAGAAACTGAAAGAAAGTGACGATGTCGCTGAAAGGCTTGCCCATATCCGCAAGGGAAAGAATCGAAGGAAAGTGTATTTCCTTTCCCTCAAGGGGGAGGATAAGGCGAGGAGGATCCGTGAGTTCGCCGAGAAAGAGGGCATCGATGTTAAACCCCTACTGGATATCAGAAGATGCAATGGTGAGGAGCTTTGGAGTTCACTGGACCCCGACCTAAGACCATTGTTTGCCAGAGCATGTGTGTTTCGCCAACCTTTTCGAAGGGATGCTCTCCCCGAGACCAGCATTACGCTCCTTCCCGAGGACAGATCCGGTTTCGTGGAAATGCCCCGGGAATTAAGCGAATCGATAATGCTGCTCATGGATGAAAGAGAAAGGAGAGATTGCCACAGCTTTGCTGCCGATTACTGGCTGAATGAGGGGCAGTATGTGGAGCGATTGTACCACCTGGTCATGGCCGGGAGGATCGTGGAGGCTGAGATGCTGATCGCCACGCGGGGAAATGATCTGCTCAACAGAGCGGACGATGACCTCTACTTCACCTGCTCAATGCTTCCTGAACCTTCTGAGCGCTACTGCTCCAAAGTCAATAGATTCATGGTTGAATTGACCCTGAGAACAGAACACCATGAGGAGTGCCTCGAGATCATTAACTCACTGAGGACAGACAGTGAACCAGACCTCCTTTTCGCTTCCATGATGGAAGGCAAGCTTCTGATTCACCTAGGAGATCCAAAAGGTGCGCTCGAATCCCTGAAGAAGGCGAGGGCTATGGTGAGAGGAACTGACATTGCACTTGAGTGTGAGATCTCCAGAGCCCTAGTAGAATCTGGACAGTTTAAAGATGCCAGAGACCTGCTCGAGCAGTTGCTTCCCGAGACCGCAAGGAGTGGTGATGGAAGGAGGCTTGCCGACATACAGTATCTTCTGGGAATAACCAATCTCAGGCTAGGGGAGACTGTTGACGCCATCAAGTATCTGAGCAAGGGAATGGGAGTGGCTAAGGACGAGGACCAGACAAGGTGGTACTCAGCTCTGTCAGAGGCCTATCTTGAAATAGGCATGAGAGAGAAATCCGAAGAGTATCGCTCGATGATTCCCAGATCTACAAGATGGAGCTCTGCCTCAGCATGTCGAGATCACTGA
- the prf1 gene encoding peptide chain release factor 1 — protein MEEVENLTDKQRYDFKKALEEIKDLHGRGTELISVYVPPDRQIFDVAAYLRNEYSQSSNIKSKSTRKNVMGAIDSIMSRLKYFRQPPENGLIFFVGEVAAQGDQTRMVQYVLEPPEPITTFIYRCDSDFYIEPLWEILAEKKSYGLIVIDRSEATLGLLRGKRINIIKNIPSLVPSKHGKGGQSAQRFERLIEIAAHEFFVKTADIATDAFLDEDDLQGILVGGPGPTKDYFVEKNFLHHELQKKVIDTFDIGYTDEYGLRELVEKAQDKLQDMDLMREKKLIQRLLHEIRKPDGGLSAYGEDQVRHALELGAVDTLLLSEGLRKDRVVVDCPNCGWKGRVNVDKRRNSVKCVDCEAEVEELEGVDLIDDFFEEASKVGTHVELISEDSEEGEMLMKAFGGIAAILRFNIGG, from the coding sequence ATGGAAGAGGTCGAGAATCTCACCGATAAGCAAAGGTACGATTTCAAGAAGGCTCTTGAGGAGATAAAGGACCTTCACGGCAGGGGAACAGAACTCATTTCAGTTTATGTCCCACCAGATCGACAGATCTTCGATGTGGCAGCCTACCTCCGCAACGAGTATTCTCAGTCCTCCAATATCAAATCCAAGAGCACCCGCAAGAACGTCATGGGTGCCATTGATTCTATAATGTCGAGGTTGAAGTACTTCCGTCAGCCGCCGGAGAACGGACTGATATTCTTCGTTGGGGAGGTAGCCGCCCAGGGTGATCAGACCCGTATGGTGCAATACGTCCTCGAACCACCTGAGCCTATTACTACCTTTATCTACAGGTGCGACTCAGATTTCTATATCGAACCGTTATGGGAGATACTGGCCGAGAAGAAGTCTTACGGCCTCATCGTGATCGATAGGAGCGAGGCCACATTGGGTCTTCTCAGGGGAAAGAGGATAAACATTATCAAGAACATCCCATCCTTGGTGCCCAGCAAACACGGGAAGGGAGGTCAGTCCGCCCAGAGGTTCGAGAGGCTTATCGAGATAGCGGCACACGAGTTCTTCGTGAAGACTGCTGACATTGCCACCGATGCCTTCCTGGACGAAGACGATCTTCAGGGAATACTCGTAGGAGGTCCAGGTCCCACCAAGGATTACTTTGTCGAGAAGAACTTCCTTCACCACGAGCTTCAGAAGAAGGTGATCGACACCTTCGACATCGGCTACACGGATGAGTATGGCCTGCGAGAGCTGGTAGAGAAGGCCCAGGACAAGCTCCAGGATATGGACCTAATGAGGGAGAAGAAGCTCATACAGCGTCTACTCCACGAGATCCGGAAGCCTGACGGTGGCCTGTCGGCGTATGGAGAGGATCAAGTGAGGCATGCTCTGGAGCTCGGAGCGGTGGACACACTGTTGCTATCTGAGGGCCTGAGAAAGGACAGGGTTGTCGTGGACTGCCCTAACTGTGGCTGGAAGGGCCGTGTGAACGTTGACAAGCGTCGCAACAGTGTCAAATGCGTTGACTGTGAAGCAGAGGTGGAAGAACTGGAGGGTGTTGACCTGATCGACGACTTCTTCGAGGAAGCATCCAAGGTCGGCACTCATGTCGAGCTTATCTCTGAGGATTCGGAGGAGGGAGAGATGCTGATGAAGGCCTTTGGTGGTATAGCTGCCATTTTGAGATTCAACATTGGTGGTTGA
- a CDS encoding phenylalanine--tRNA ligase subunit alpha gives MEASEILEGLSPQEKRLILALDQLNGKASVDDIFEAGGFRQMVEVMNAASWLQSKELVTVQESARSVYILKSKHVLKESLPERRALNHLGALGGKAEMDALTEVLEGKEISIAIGWLKRKGLADIISEGGKKVISLTDRGMECVNSPMEDEEVLERLSQGDLREGDVSDSIIKQLLTRQDLVEERLEVSRSLSFTDLGREILSMGIELKEEVAQVTPELLQSGKWKEVCFRKYDIRTFAPSVYPGKKHPLSRMADEVRRIFIEMGFEEIDEEYVQPAFWNMDALFIPQDHPARELQDTFYLKNPKEIELEDEDVVDIIAKVHEDGWETGSLGWGYKWDPGMAKKALLRTHTTVNTIRYLWKHPEPPIKVFSLSRVFRNEAIDATHLPEFVQIEGIIVEKEANLDMLVGVLKEFYRMMGFEDIRVRPGYFPYTEPSLEVDVHYNGSWMELGGAGIFRPEVTKPFKVEYPVLAWGLGFERLAMLKWNLTDLRDLYISDLDMLRQSSIL, from the coding sequence ATGGAAGCCTCGGAGATTCTTGAGGGATTGAGCCCCCAGGAGAAGCGCCTCATTCTAGCGCTGGACCAGCTGAACGGAAAAGCGAGTGTTGACGACATCTTCGAGGCTGGCGGTTTTAGGCAGATGGTCGAGGTCATGAATGCTGCATCATGGCTGCAGTCCAAGGAGTTGGTGACGGTCCAGGAATCTGCTAGGAGCGTGTACATCCTCAAGTCCAAGCATGTCCTGAAGGAAAGCCTCCCGGAAAGAAGAGCTTTGAATCATCTTGGTGCGCTTGGCGGAAAGGCCGAAATGGATGCGTTAACCGAAGTTCTGGAAGGCAAGGAGATTTCGATTGCAATCGGATGGTTGAAGCGAAAAGGGCTGGCTGATATCATAAGCGAAGGTGGAAAGAAAGTGATCTCCTTGACCGATAGAGGTATGGAATGTGTCAATTCTCCGATGGAGGACGAGGAGGTGCTGGAGCGCCTCTCCCAGGGAGACCTGCGCGAGGGGGATGTTTCGGATAGCATCATCAAGCAGCTCCTCACCAGGCAGGATCTTGTGGAAGAGAGACTGGAAGTAAGCAGGTCCCTTTCATTCACAGACCTTGGTAGAGAGATCCTTTCGATGGGCATAGAGTTGAAGGAGGAGGTCGCCCAGGTGACCCCAGAGCTCCTGCAGAGCGGAAAGTGGAAGGAGGTATGTTTCAGGAAGTACGATATCAGGACCTTCGCCCCGTCCGTATACCCTGGAAAGAAGCACCCCCTGAGTCGGATGGCGGACGAAGTGCGCCGGATCTTCATCGAAATGGGGTTTGAGGAGATCGACGAGGAATATGTTCAACCAGCATTCTGGAACATGGATGCTCTATTCATACCTCAGGATCACCCTGCCAGGGAGCTTCAGGATACCTTCTACCTGAAGAATCCGAAAGAGATCGAGCTTGAGGATGAGGATGTCGTTGACATCATCGCCAAGGTGCACGAGGATGGCTGGGAGACCGGATCATTGGGATGGGGTTACAAGTGGGATCCTGGAATGGCGAAGAAAGCCCTGCTTCGTACCCACACCACCGTGAACACTATACGGTACCTTTGGAAGCATCCTGAGCCTCCGATAAAGGTGTTCTCCCTGTCTCGCGTCTTCAGGAACGAGGCCATCGATGCTACTCACCTGCCCGAGTTCGTGCAGATCGAAGGGATCATCGTGGAGAAGGAGGCGAACCTTGACATGCTGGTGGGCGTACTCAAGGAATTCTACCGCATGATGGGGTTCGAGGACATCCGTGTCCGTCCAGGGTATTTCCCTTACACCGAACCTTCACTAGAGGTCGATGTACACTACAATGGCTCCTGGATGGAGCTCGGAGGAGCAGGCATATTCAGACCTGAGGTTACCAAGCCATTCAAGGTCGAGTATCCCGTGCTGGCATGGGGTCTTGGGTTCGAGAGATTGGCCATGCTCAAGTGGAACCTCACTGACCTAAGGGACCTCTACATCAGTGATCTCGACATGCTGAGGCAGAGCTCCATCTTGTAG
- the tsaA gene encoding tRNA (N6-threonylcarbamoyladenosine(37)-N6)-methyltransferase TrmO — protein sequence MEIRPIGFVRNSADENTDWEDLISELEILPEYEEGLYRIEEMPEILVVFYFDREREIKMRVHPKHDHSIPQVGVFASRSPTRPNFLGITKVKLLERRANILVVKGLDALNGTPILDIKPGVRWDQLDKSEK from the coding sequence ATGGAGATCCGTCCCATAGGCTTTGTCAGGAACTCAGCGGACGAGAATACCGACTGGGAGGACCTAATATCCGAGCTGGAAATCCTTCCAGAGTACGAGGAGGGACTCTATCGCATCGAGGAGATGCCCGAGATACTTGTGGTCTTCTACTTTGATCGGGAGAGGGAGATCAAGATGAGGGTCCACCCAAAGCACGATCACTCGATCCCTCAGGTGGGCGTATTTGCCTCCAGAAGCCCTACGAGACCGAATTTTCTGGGAATTACGAAGGTCAAGTTACTTGAGCGCCGGGCCAATATTCTGGTAGTCAAGGGACTGGATGCCCTCAACGGAACGCCCATTCTTGACATCAAACCCGGAGTTCGCTGGGATCAACTGGACAAAAGTGAGAAATAG
- a CDS encoding zinc ribbon domain-containing protein — MFCMFGGTLVVLSGMLDWIVDAGSWYLTDLIAMNASYNLFIAALVGGLMVVGLSIVCILTEETHKNEIWPVAAIITAFTTTVVVAVTILWINGDLAAISEGATLGPAPFIGVFGCVLTLAGGSILTLNTLHEVQDHNGNSIPTPRFSRQRVKVEEMPQPTGQFKCPGCRTPVDDNWDVCPVCGSKLGGPSL; from the coding sequence ATGTTCTGCATGTTTGGAGGCACACTTGTTGTCCTCTCGGGCATGCTCGACTGGATCGTGGATGCCGGTTCGTGGTACTTGACGGACCTCATAGCAATGAACGCTTCGTACAATCTATTCATTGCAGCCCTGGTGGGAGGCCTGATGGTGGTTGGGCTCTCCATAGTCTGCATACTGACCGAGGAGACCCACAAGAACGAGATCTGGCCCGTGGCGGCTATCATAACCGCTTTTACCACGACCGTGGTGGTTGCAGTGACCATCCTCTGGATCAACGGCGACCTTGCGGCCATCTCGGAGGGTGCCACGTTGGGACCCGCGCCCTTCATAGGCGTCTTCGGCTGCGTCCTGACCCTGGCCGGAGGATCGATACTCACCCTGAACACCTTACACGAGGTCCAGGATCATAATGGCAATTCGATACCAACCCCAAGATTCTCCAGACAGAGGGTAAAGGTGGAGGAAATGCCCCAACCTACAGGTCAGTTCAAATGCCCCGGATGTCGGACGCCTGTGGACGACAATTGGGATGTCTGCCCAGTATGCGGAAGTAAACTCGGCGGGCCCTCACTCTGA